TGATTGGCCGACTCCCATGAACATATTCGTAAGCATAGATTATAGCACGTATGATTGTTTTAATCTCCCTGTGTACAAACGTTAACTCTTTTTGTCGGTTTTATGGGCGGCCATGGAGCATCGACCACATCTTCCTTAATAAATTCTCTTAATCTCTGCgaccattcctttccttctcctatccccttccctttttttttttttttttaactatggTTTGATGTGACTACCGCCGCCGCAGGAGAGCCGCTATCGCCACCCGTGATCGCTGGGGCGCAGCACTCTTACCACAGCTCTGAGGAAATAGAGATTAAGTGCCATCCCCGTCACGCCTCTCCTACTGGTTACGCACCTGTCCTTCACTGGCTCCTTGACGGTCGCCAGGTGAGTGAGCAGGTGGCCCTGCGCTTGAAGGATGACCCCGAGCTAGAAAAGAGGATCAAAAGAGTCCCATGGGAAACAGCAACATTTAGGTGCGAGTTGGTGTGAAAGCCTGGCAACTGTAAcgacatatatacatatatatatatatatatatatatatatatatatatatatatatatatatatatatatatatatatatatatatatatatatatatatatatatatatatatatatatatatatatatatatatatatatatatatatatatatatatatatatatatatatatatatatatatatatatatatatatatatatatatatatatatatatatatatatatatatatatattacacacacacacacacacacacacacacatacacacacacacacaacatcactgtaccaaaaaaatattatggCGCAATTCATATGCAATTTGCAAAACTTTTCATtatgaatgaagaaatgttgtTCGTAAAATGAACGATAATGGTGCGACTTATCAAGTCAATGAAGTATAATTTTTTATGTTTATCGCGGCCTCCAGGTGGACCATGAACTGGTGAGACCTCTCCCTGCTCGCCGGCCCCAGCACGCCCCAGGCCTGGCTCTTCACCTGCCCGCCACCCAGGTATATATGTACTACGGGTATGTGTTTTCTGCTGCTATATCTGGAATTTTTTAAAGACACATCAGGCTGATACGAGATATTCGATGTTCTTAAATTAATTTCCTATTCAAGTGGAAGGAGATCAAAGAATGACAAATCTAGATATACAAGTAAAACGGTAATGCGAAATGCAAATACTACTCTTCATATACGCAAGAAAATTTCCTAAACAGTTATATTGATACAGTCACCGTCCTCTCCTCTAATGGCTTGATATGTTTTTCTAAGTATGCATTTACATTACTCACTGATGGAAAATTATATCGAGTTTGCAGAGATTAGTACGAACACAAGTCAGGCTGATTAAGATGTGAGTTTAAAAGTCAATCCAAAGTTAaatggagaagtgtcttgaaaccacctTCTTGAAAGATATTAATTCATAATCAGGAGAAAATTCAGGGGTAGGCAGaaagctccagagtttaccagcaaAATCgatgaaagattaagaataGTGGTTAACTTTTGCTTCATggagatggacagaattgggatgggaaaaacaaaaaagtcttgtgcagccagATCCTGAGGCGGGGCACGCTTACGGTTAGGAAGCCCAGAACAATTAGCGTGAAagtagcgatagaagacagcaagcAATGCAACCTTTCAGGTAGAAGGTATACATATATGAGGTGTTCGGTTATcgcaggtggtggcggcgggaggCAGCGTGAGGGCAGAGTGCAGAATTTCCTTGGGACCCCACGCACGGTCCCACAGCGCTTTCACCACCCTCATGGTCACTGATGCTTTACACATCGGACCTCACTCATATTTATCCGCTGCAGGTGAGCCTTGGTAGTATACGAGTATTTAACTTAGCTgactattttaattttttcatgcccacaaaaggtatttaagccttccatcaccagaatctcaagcactttatatttctgcccggaaccataccaaatctgttctccaactagccaaaaactccttcattaacagaaagtgtcaaaatctttcaaaatctaactctcctcgtgacttctggcatctagccaaaaatatctctgataactttgcttcttcacctttccctccttatttcaaccagatggcacctctgctatcacatctatctctaaagctgaactcttcgctcagacctttactaaaaaccctaccttggacgattcagggcttgttcctccctctccttcaccttctgactatttcatgctacctattaaaattcttcacaatgatgttttccatgccctcgctggcctaaacccacTGAAGACTTACGGActtgatgaggtccctcctattgttctcagaaactgtgcctccgtgcttgcactttgcctagtcaaactctttcagctctgtctgtcaacatctacctttccttcttgctagaagtttgcctacattcagcctgttcctaaaaagggtgaccgttctaatccctcaaactaccgtcctattgctttaatttcctgcttatctaaagttcttgaatttatcctcaacaggaagattcttaaacatctatcacttcacaatcttctatctgatcgtcaaggccgctctactggtgatcttctggctttccttactgagttttggtcatcctcttttagagattttggtgaaacttttgctgttgccttggacatatcaaaagcctttgatagagtctggcacaaagctttgatttccaaactaccctcctacggtttctatccttctctctgtaacttcatctcaggtttcctttctgaccgttctattgctgctgtggtagacggtcactgttcttctcctaagtctattaacagtggtgttcctcagggttctgtcctgtcacccactctcttcttattattcatcaatgacattctaaaccaaacctcttgtactatccactcctacgctgatgataccaccctgcacttttccatgtctttttatagacgtccagcccttcaggaagtaaacatttcacgcagggaagtcacagaacgcctgatttctgatctttctaaaatatttgattggggcagagcaaacttggtattgttcaatgcctcaaaaactcaattcctccatctatcaacttgacacaaccttccagacaactatcccctcttcttcaatgacactcaactgtccccctcttctacactgaacatcctcggtctgtcctttacttataatctgaactggaaacttcacatctcatctctagctaaaacagcttttatgaagttaggtgttctgagacgtctccgccagtttttctcacctcccccctccatctgctaactctgtacaagggccttatccgtccatgtatggagtatgcttcacatgtctgggggtgtttcactcataccgctcttctagacagggtggaatcaaaagcttttcgtctcatcaactcctttcctctaactggctatcttcagcctctctctcatggccgcattgttgcatctctagctgtcttctaccgctgttttcatgctaacttcttttctgatcttgctaactgcatgcctcccctcctcccgcggcctcgctgcacaagactcttctttctctctcccctattctgtccacctctctaatgcaaaagttaaccagtattctcaatcattcatccctttctctggtaaactctggaactgcctgcctgcttctgtatttctaccttcctatgacttgaattccttcaagagggaggtttcaaaacatttatccttcaattcttgactaccgctttggacccttttatgggactggcatctcagtgggctttttttttttatcggatttttgttgccctcctatatatatatatatatatatatatatatatatatatatatatatatatatatatatatatatatatatatatatatatatatatatatatatatatatatatatatatatatatatgcctgtGGACAAGATTAAAATCTTGGTCATGGAGGCAAGATCATGGTTTCCTTAATGCTGACTCATATGGAtcatggatctctctctctctctctctctctctctctctctctctctctctctctctctctctctctctctctctctctctctctctctcttatatatatatatatatatatatatatatatatatatatatatatatatatatatatatatatatatatatatatatatatatatatatatatatatatatatatatatatatatatatatatatatatatatatatatatatatatatatatatatatatatatatatatatatatatatatatatatatatatatatatatatatataaggtgagCAGGGATACACCggagtttttcttcatttattacttgtGTGACGTTTTTCCTTCTCAAaaggcatcttcaggctaatagacaattaaaattaataaactaatCCAAGATACGTatgcaatataaaaaaagaaatataaaagacaaTAACCCATAAGGGGTGCAACAACAAGAGTAAAACAAAATAGAGACCTATGGGGTGAGGCAACACACtcgaatattaatgaaaaaaaaataaataaaagaataaacaaataaataaatgtgtagaCAATAAAGATATATGGTAAACCATATTTGTAGGCATTGAATTaagcaaaaacaaatagaaaaatagtaatttagTGTAATAAAACAGACCTGGTGTGCTCTTGCTGAGGACTGACAAAGCAAGAGCACACTATGATAGGTCTGTTCTACTATACTATACCAttatttctttccacttgttttTGCTTAACTCAATGCCTACGAATATGTTTTACCATATATCTTTAAcgtctacattttttttttttcattactattccAGTGTGTTGCCTCATCCTCTATTTCTCTAATTTCCATTTTGTAATGTCTGTATGGCCAAGTAAAAGCCCTTCGGCAAGAAAGAAATCACCAAGACTAGATATAATCGTAATGTGAAGAAAGCATTGCTTATGAAGCATCTCAACTAGGCTTGTGACGCAGGCATCAAGAGGGGTGTGTGAATACCAAAGGAACATAAGCTTCCATAGTGAATACTCACAGACTCCAATCAGTACATGCCAATCCAGTCCAGTCAGTAGTGAGAACACTTGGACTAGCATGTCTGTTTCTCAATGCGGGAACTGGCGGTAGTTCCTCGGCCGAGGAAAACTGGTGTATAATACcgtatttcttgtgtttttagtctataaatgaaataatatttCTAGACTTATACTATGCCGTATCTAAAAATAGTGATGACTGTTGCCGATGTCAATAGAATAtgaacttttattttctctcgaaATTATCAAGGCAAAATAAGAACAATTTTAGATAGAAATTCGCAAAAGTATATTGACAAGTATTGAATGCACATGGATATTACAGTAACAAGCTTTTATATTACGTGAGTGTAGAGCGGAACTCAGCTAAAACACTATGGTGGCTTTAGCTTATCATTCTCGTGAGTTTGATCAAACCCTGGTAGTTTACATGTAAATAAGGATTTTTGTCTACGTGTTTCTGTGCTTATACTTGAATAACAGGTACCATTGACATTTGTTCATTCGTATGGCCACTGTAACCTCGCCTTTATCCTACACCCAGCGGTTCAGAAACTTTGGGAAGTTGTTGTGCAGATGCTTCATTCCTATATTAAtgttattactgtttttgtttttgttgttgttgttgttttaaaatgtatgtggtgagggagaggagtgcgAGAAGCACCACTAGCTGGTGATTATATAATGAAATGCTATCAGTAGTATACTATCTTTGCACATTAACTTCACCCACCCACGAAACGAAACCCACCCACAAATATACGTACAAGTATGAATGCTGCCCCCTCATAAAGTCCAGATATCTCAACTATGTAGCCATTATTTcagttctccttttcctccaggtCTGTCGACGATCTTCGGATGTAGCTGGGCTTGTGTGTTGCTGGAGTGTGCTGTCATTGTCTTGCTGGATGGAGGTAGCGTAAGAATCTGATTACAGACCTCGATCGCTGCCAATTTTCATCGCAACTACAAATTTAAGCAAGGAACATACAGAGCTATGTATTATCCCTAAGTTGAACCACTGCAGTCATCAATGGAGTTCACTCAAATGTGCGTGACATCACGCAGCTTCGTTCAGTACTCACTTGCTTGTCTCTTAACGCGGAGATGGCTTTATTCCCACagttatttatttccattttttttcctgcggtAGTTTaacttctttaaaaaaaaaataaagatgagtgCATACGTCATACTTCTCTATTAAATTACGTGACAGCGATTTAGAACATGTGAATATGTGAGTTACGTCAGTGGGAATGATATTGTAGTGGTTATATTGTTTAACTGAGAacttcacccttttttttttcgaaaaaaaaaaagttataatctCGTGAGGTTTGTCTGATGTGACACCAAACACGGAACATCATCTCTGAAAACTTAAATGTATACAGGGTAATAAGATATAGCGGTCCCGACTCTGGCTCAGGAAGAtgcttcaatgacactcattaTCCATACAGTGATCTCCATGGGCGTCCGAACGGAGGACCAAATATAGGGGCAGATGGGGTTCTCTTGAATTTTCAACCCTAGGCCTCTTTTAAGTGTGAATTTTGATGTATTTAATAACCACTATGTATGTAAGACTATACTTTCTTTGAATTTGCTTCCTCGCAAAAAATTCTTTGGGCGCCACGTGATTTGAATTGCTTCGTCATTTTCTTAATGGTGTCAACTTCTCATAATGCCTGATGGTCTCGATACTACTGTCCTCTTCTTGCCAGT
The Scylla paramamosain isolate STU-SP2022 chromosome 3, ASM3559412v1, whole genome shotgun sequence genome window above contains:
- the LOC135091583 gene encoding uncharacterized protein LOC135091583 isoform X1, encoding MRSPLAFFFCVCCIASEMCKGESSVFLQVAVEVPSYAMTGGEATLGCSFHLTGTPIYSIKWYHNGTEFYRFVPTERAHAISDQSSGDFFVTEVFRSDQRVTLSLSRLKPSASGNYLCEVMAEHPSFLKEAVAGEMTVLREPLSPPVIAGAQHSYHSSEEIEIKCHPRHASPTGYAPVLHWLLDGRQVDHELVRPLPARRPQHAPGLALHLPATQVVAAGGSVRAECRISLGPHARSHSAFTTLMVTDALHIGPHSYLSAAGLSTIFGCSWACVLLECAVIVLLDGGSVRI
- the LOC135091583 gene encoding tyrosine-protein phosphatase non-receptor type substrate 1-like isoform X2, producing the protein MTGGEATLGCSFHLTGTPIYSIKWYHNGTEFYRFVPTERAHAISDQSSGDFFVTEVFRSDQRVTLSLSRLKPSASGNYLCEVMAEHPSFLKEAVAGEMTVLREPLSPPVIAGAQHSYHSSEEIEIKCHPRHASPTGYAPVLHWLLDGRQVDHELVRPLPARRPQHAPGLALHLPATQVVAAGGSVRAECRISLGPHARSHSAFTTLMVTDALHIGPHSYLSAAGLSTIFGCSWACVLLECAVIVLLDGGSVRI